A window from Hemibagrus wyckioides isolate EC202008001 linkage group LG19, SWU_Hwy_1.0, whole genome shotgun sequence encodes these proteins:
- the helb gene encoding DNA helicase B, with the protein MEKRHNNMVFFKSVKLEGYILAQKTDDEGEESEEEEETVPEFLDMNEMDAVSSGAFLFQRSVPAWDEVNFMSNGKKVRLRGRFPLRNPWWKISCSAKQYNHKYVATGFPSYELRTDLKNDWRAIISLFMKEFDVDSNFVVRFMEWLPEDRHVDLRNLDEALSEFGESSSDANQASVYVRSQIYKSDAAFLVRVATSYPYIMKHLPTLLPGQFLNLLKKGKEEEVDEEVDEEEEKQQAKTDEENMEASSHKYNKVSLLARLEELIKTEVWKFGFGCIMHKEFWLIRCETTLNNFMSCELFNTMTTVQQNALKVYNELKDYCRWFGHTYIQKNAFGRKINKRLNMPEARIWDAVAFLCQHEVLKVEKDKIALMNLYNYEKKIAECLHHLILGERWKIDLDVRQVLRSAARERTRDQLAANSSSASGTNGEDESGLSRVSVTDEHEPMDEMDPDQVRAAEMMCDNAVTVISGKGGCGKTTVVSMIFKAAMEQQESRKNNGHMLEEVEQKENDDKPLEVLLTAPTGRAASLLTKKTCFTAYTIHQVLWNYKLAQKGPNGKPMNWKFDKVRVLVVDEGSLVDVQILSSILSILTKHAKLQKFIILGDIRQLPSISPGNVLNDLFTSLTKVYCAIEMRTNHRAESKLIVENASLIADMGVSKRFHHLNYDATVELGKACTLPSPEKRFIEILLPAKENDDDLQNSIKRLLNGPAPGLNDDASSQFIAFTRKECALINELCCQHYSKHTTMTHKKKKNFQIGDKVCCTKNGYVTNKDKENEAKSKKDDLDEGKRFKKDRLCNGEIFFITEDKTLEETGQKRSRDLTLDDKQGRKLTVDYRELMRECKLRHSWARTIHTFQGSEEKTIVYVLDKGNNQTWKHVYTAITRGQHRVYVIAKQGGLENAIRERVIKRDTQLEGFVMDLLKKDFLSQSQFNTPKRASSRFAHESSPSPGPSQAYSGMMSLMCSSGLGCFSSPATPSPCKREGIADSSTPSKKLKVDTPLGSSKLQRLSLNTTPKQLFPTADDLDQEQETAGGACQRP; encoded by the exons ATGGAGAAAAGGCATAACAACATGGTGTTCTTTAAAAGCGTGAAGTTAGAGGGTTACATTTTAGCACAAAAGACAGACGACGAGGGTGAAGAGTccgaagaggaggaagagacaGTGCCAGAGTTTCTGGACATGAACGAAATGGACGCAGTCTCTTCTGGGGCATTTCTGTTTCAGCGGTCTGTACCCGCGTGGGATGAAG TGAATTTCATGTCCAATGGGAAGAAAGTACGTCTCAGGGGTCGATTTCCTCTCAGGAACCCATGGTGGAAGATCTCCTGCAGCGCCAAGCAATATAACCATAAATATGTGGCCACTGGCTTCCCTTCCTACGAACTCCGGACAGACCTGAAAAATGACTGGCGGGCTATCATATCCCTGTTCATGAAGGAGTTTGATGTGGATAGTAATTTTGTTGTTCGGTTCATGGAGTGGCTGCCAGAGGACAGACATGTGGACCTCAGAAACCTAGATGAAGCTCTGTCTGAATTTGGAGAGAGCAGCAGTGATGCAAATCAAGCTTCTGTTTATGTCAGGTCTCAGATAtataaatcag ATGCAGCTTTTCTTGTAAGAGTCGCCACCAGCTATCCTTATATCATGAAACACCTGCCAACGTTGCTGCCAGGGCAGTTTTTAAATCTGCTAAAAAaagggaaggaggaggaggtggatgaggaggtggatgaggaggaggagaaacagCAGGCTAAAACTGATGAGGAAAACATGGAGGCTTCCTCACACAAATATAATAAGGTTTCCTTATTAGCCAGACTGGAAGAGCTTATCAAGACTGAAGTGTGGAAGTTTGGCTTTGGCTGT ATCATGCATAAAGAATTCTGGTTAATCAGATGTGAGACTACCCTGAACAACTTTATGTCCTGTGAGTTATTCAACACCATGACTACTGTGCAGCAAAATGCCCTGAAGGTGTACAATGAGCTTAAAGACTATTGTAGATGGTTTGGCCACACCTACATCCAAAAGAATGCTTTTggcaggaaaataaataaaaggttgaATATGCCGGAAGCCAGAATTTGGGATGCTGTGGCCTTCCTCTGCCAGCATGAAGTGCTGAAAGTAGAAAAGGATAAGATTGCTCTGATGAATCTCTACAACTATGAGAAGAAGATTGCTGAATGTCTCCACCATCTAATACTGGGGGAACGCTGGAAGATTGATCTGGACGTGAGGCAGGTTCTCCGCTCTGCAGCGCGCGAGAGAACGAGAGACCAGCTTGCCGCCAATTCTTCTTCTGCCTCAGGAACGAATGGAGAAGATGAGTCTGGTCTGAGCAGGGTGTCAGTGACAGATGAGCATGAACCGATGGATGAAATGGATCCAGACCAGGTCCGAGCAGCAGAGATGATGTGTGATAATGCTGTGACGGTGATCAGTGGAAAGGGGGGTTGTGGCAAAACCACTGTGGTCAGTATGATCTTTAAAGCTGCCATGGAGCAACAGGAGAGCAGAAAGAATAATGGCCACATGCTGGAGGAAGTTGAACAGAAAGAGAATGACGATAAGCCATTGGAGGTTCTTCTTACTGCCCCCACCGGTAGAGCTGCATCACTACTGACCAAGAAAACCTGCTTCACAGCTTATACCATACATCAG GTCTTGTGGAATTACAAGCTGGCACAAAAAGGCCCAAATGGAAAACCAATGAACTGGAAGTTTGACAAAGTCAGAGTGCTGGTGGTGGATGAGGGCAGTCTTGTGGATGTGCAGATCCTTTCTTCCATCCTGTCAATTCTTACCAAACATGCTAAGCTACAAAAGTTCATCATTCTGG gAGATATAAGGCAGCTGCCTAGCATTAGCCCAGGAAATGTCCTCAATGATCTCTTTACCAGTCTAACGAAGGTATATTGTGCCATTGAAATGCGCACCAACCACCGAGCTGAATCAAAACTCATTGTTGAAAACGCCAGCTT AATAGCAGATATGGGTGTCAGTAAAAGGTTTCATCATCTAAACTATGATGCCACTGTGGAACTGGGTAAAGCGTGTACACTGCCATCACCTGAAAAGAGATTCATAGAGATCCTTCTTCCGGCAAAAGAAAATGACGATG ATCTACAGAATTCTATAAAGAGATTGCTGAATGGCCCAGCACCTGGTTTGAACGATGATGCATCTTCACAATTTATTGCTTTCACAAG gaaGGAATGTGCTTTGATTAATGAGCTTTGCTGCCAGCATTACTCTAAACACACCACCAT gactcataaaaaaaaaaagaactttcaGATCGGTGATAAAGTATGTTGCACAAAGAATGgctatgtgacaaataaagacaaagaaaatgaaGCCAAATCCAAAAAGGATGATCTGGATGAAGGCAAACGGTTTAAAAAAGACCGATTGTGCAATGGAGAGATTTTCTTTATTACAGAG GATAAGACCTTAGAAGAAACTGGACAAAAGCGCAGTAGGGACCTGACTCTAGATGACAAGCAGGGCAGAAAGCTGACTGTTGACTACAGGGAGTTAATGAGAGAGTGTAAACTGCGGCATTCCTGGGCTCGGACCATTCACACCTTTCAG GGCTCAGAGGAAAAGACTATTGTGTATGTTCTCGACAAAGGCAACAATCAAACTTGGAAACACGTTTATACTGCAATCACACGGGGTCAACACCGTGTGTATGTCATAGCAAAACAGGGTGGGCTTGAGAACGCCATCAGAGAACGCGTCATCAAACGTGACACACAGTTGGAAGGCTTTGTCATGGACCTGCTTAAGAAAGATTTTCTCAGCCAGAGTCAGTTCAACACGCCAAAGCGAGCTTCCTCTCGGTTTGCACATGAGTCCTCGCCAAGCCCTGGTCCATCCCAAGCTTACTCTGGAATGATGAGTTTGATGTGTAGCAGTGGGCTTGGCTGCTTCAGTTCCCCAGCGACTCCCAGTCCGTGTAAGCGAGAGGGAATCGCAGACAGCTCCACACCATCCAAAAAATTGAAG GTGGACACACCACTGGGCAGCTCAAAGCTACAGCGCCTTTCTCTTAACACCACACCAAAACAGCTTTTCCCCACAGCTGATGATTTGGACCAGGAGCAGGAAACAGCTGGAGGAGCCTGCCAGAGACCTTAA
- the irak3 gene encoding interleukin-1 receptor-associated kinase 3 isoform X1 has product MSGKLDPSTYLFDVPPLLMETFCKVMDSGFDSLGWRGLASRILPSWLEVRCSEMHAAAGKSPTHELLWSWAQQNKTVEDLMKVLEDMGHYRALDLFRSHDSRYKDSPHTSSVQTISKPQPQNEEPRLGSDPDHKCVFGEGRRQNALITYLEVKVGTRNFHKDLKIAESALAEVYQGRRGNESFAVKVFKQEKKKSWKDLWEKFKTEIEVLHFSDHPNILELWGSYSEDERYCLVYPFMPNGSLFHKLHNEESGRPLSWHERLNIIKGTAKAVHHLHTAQPCMVICGNITSSNILLDERLQPKLSDFGMARLRPHTVNQSLTITMDTGSRSNLAYLPEEYIRDGKLSIKLDIYSLGMVILETCTGKKVMQETPKQTLLRDVLSLEAEEKGSVDACLCFLDTRAGEWPTAAALCLLRLGLECTSSRARARPCMDNVVEKLSELLPLPFALDERPRTLADMTPPSVPAADHSLSSSLPEEVDEPKLTEQSIPRESSQSEVTFLDKKECGMCLSSSSVMKGRRDGTAMQCLQTECTPAVDLYSSWPVECSCAAGAETCCEDCWANGFSHDPSFIPEGDRRQPCESTIENPAKMRLRYKIQLYNQGLLKTEELLSMTSD; this is encoded by the exons ATGTCAGGCAAACTGGACCCGTCCACGTATCTTTTCGACGTGCCACCGCTGTTAATGGAGACATTTTGTAAAGTGATGGACAGCGGTTTTGACAGCCTTGGATGGAGAGGTTTGG ctTCTCGCATTCTGCCCAGCTGGCTGGAGGTCAGATGCTCAGAGATGCATGCAGCTGCTGGGAAGAGCCCGACTCACGAGCTGCTCTGGTCCTGGGCTCAGCAGAACAAAACGGTAGAGGATCTGATGAAGGTTCTGGAGGATATGGGACATTATCGAGCACTCGATCTTTTCCGTTCTCACG ACTCACGGTACAAAGACTCACCACATACCTCTTCAGTCCAGACCATTTCTAAG CCTCAGCCTCAGAATGAAGAACCAAGACTGGGTTCTGATCCTGACCACAAATGTGTGTTCGGTGAAG GCAGACGACAGAACGCTTTGATCACTTACTTAGAGGTCAAAGTGGGAACTAGGAACTTCCACAAGGATTTGAAAATTGCAGAGAGTGCGCTTGCTGAGGTTTACCAGGGAAGACGAGGAAACGAAAGCTTTGCTGTGAAGGTTTTCAAGCAG GAGAAAAAGAAGTCTTGGAAGGATCTGTGGGAAAAGTTCAAGACAGAAATTGAAGTTTTACATTT CTCTGATCATCCCAACATCTTGGAGCTTTGGGGTAGTTATTCAGAGGATGAGCGCTACTGTTTGGTCTATCCGTTCATGCCTAATGGATCTCTGTTTCATAAACTGCATAATGAG GAAAGTGGGAGGCCCCTGTCATGGCATGAGAGACTCAATATAATCAAAGGCACAGCAAAGGCTGTACATCACCTGCACACCGCTCAGCCTTGCATGGTTATCTGCGGAAACATCACAAG TTCAAATATTCTGCTGGATGAACGCTTGCAACCTAAGCTGTCCGATTTTGGAATGGCTCGTCTCAGACCACACACTGTTAACCAGAGCTTGACCATAACCATGGACACGGGCTCCCGCAGCAACCTGGCCTACTTACCAGAGGAGTATATACGTGATGGCAAACTATCCATAAAATTAGACATTTACAGCCTTGGTATG GTCATTCTGGAGACATGCACAGGCAAGAAAGTGATGCAGGAGACACCAAAGCAAACATTACTG AGGGATGTGCTGAGTTTAGAGGCAGAAGAGAAGGGCTCTGTGGATGCCTGCCTATGCTTTTTGGACACCAGAGCAGGAGAGTGGCCCACTGCAGCTGCCCTCTGCCTGCTCCGCCTGGGTCTGGAGTGTACGAGCAGTCGAGCCCGAGCCAGACCATGCATGGACAAT GTGGTAGAGAAGCTTAGCGAGCTTCTCCCTTTGCCTTTTGCCCTGGATGAGCGTCCACGGACCCTGGCTGACATGACCCCACCTTCCGTACCTGCTGCTGATCACAGTCTGAGCTCCAGCCTGCCTGAAGAGGTCGACGAGCCTAAACTCACGGAACAGTCCATACCTCGAGAGAGCAGCCAGTCAGAAGTCACGTTTTTGGATAAGAAGGAATGTGGCATGTGCCTATCCAGCAGCTCGGTCATGAAAGGGAGAAGAGATGGCACAGCTATGCAGTGCCTTCAGACGGAGTGCACCCCTGCAGTTGATCTATACAGCAGCTGGCCTGTCGAGTGTAGCTGCGCAGCCGGAGCAGAAACATGCTGTGAGGATTGTTGGGCCAATGGCTTTAGCCACGATCCCTCCTTCATTCCTGAAG GTGACAGAAGACAGCCTTGTGAAAGTACAATAGAAAATCCTGCTAAAATGAGGCTCCGGTATAAAATCCAGCTGTACAACCAAGGCTTACTCAAGACAGAGGAACTACTTTCAATGACATCAGACTGA
- the irak3 gene encoding interleukin-1 receptor-associated kinase 3 isoform X2, producing the protein MSGKLDPSTYLFDVPPLLMETFCKVMDSGFDSLGWRGLASRILPSWLEVRCSEMHAAAGKSPTHELLWSWAQQNKTVEDLMKVLEDMGHYRALDLFRSHDSRYKDSPHTSSVQTISKPQNEEPRLGSDPDHKCVFGEGRRQNALITYLEVKVGTRNFHKDLKIAESALAEVYQGRRGNESFAVKVFKQEKKKSWKDLWEKFKTEIEVLHFSDHPNILELWGSYSEDERYCLVYPFMPNGSLFHKLHNEESGRPLSWHERLNIIKGTAKAVHHLHTAQPCMVICGNITSSNILLDERLQPKLSDFGMARLRPHTVNQSLTITMDTGSRSNLAYLPEEYIRDGKLSIKLDIYSLGMVILETCTGKKVMQETPKQTLLRDVLSLEAEEKGSVDACLCFLDTRAGEWPTAAALCLLRLGLECTSSRARARPCMDNVVEKLSELLPLPFALDERPRTLADMTPPSVPAADHSLSSSLPEEVDEPKLTEQSIPRESSQSEVTFLDKKECGMCLSSSSVMKGRRDGTAMQCLQTECTPAVDLYSSWPVECSCAAGAETCCEDCWANGFSHDPSFIPEGDRRQPCESTIENPAKMRLRYKIQLYNQGLLKTEELLSMTSD; encoded by the exons ATGTCAGGCAAACTGGACCCGTCCACGTATCTTTTCGACGTGCCACCGCTGTTAATGGAGACATTTTGTAAAGTGATGGACAGCGGTTTTGACAGCCTTGGATGGAGAGGTTTGG ctTCTCGCATTCTGCCCAGCTGGCTGGAGGTCAGATGCTCAGAGATGCATGCAGCTGCTGGGAAGAGCCCGACTCACGAGCTGCTCTGGTCCTGGGCTCAGCAGAACAAAACGGTAGAGGATCTGATGAAGGTTCTGGAGGATATGGGACATTATCGAGCACTCGATCTTTTCCGTTCTCACG ACTCACGGTACAAAGACTCACCACATACCTCTTCAGTCCAGACCATTTCTAAG CCTCAGAATGAAGAACCAAGACTGGGTTCTGATCCTGACCACAAATGTGTGTTCGGTGAAG GCAGACGACAGAACGCTTTGATCACTTACTTAGAGGTCAAAGTGGGAACTAGGAACTTCCACAAGGATTTGAAAATTGCAGAGAGTGCGCTTGCTGAGGTTTACCAGGGAAGACGAGGAAACGAAAGCTTTGCTGTGAAGGTTTTCAAGCAG GAGAAAAAGAAGTCTTGGAAGGATCTGTGGGAAAAGTTCAAGACAGAAATTGAAGTTTTACATTT CTCTGATCATCCCAACATCTTGGAGCTTTGGGGTAGTTATTCAGAGGATGAGCGCTACTGTTTGGTCTATCCGTTCATGCCTAATGGATCTCTGTTTCATAAACTGCATAATGAG GAAAGTGGGAGGCCCCTGTCATGGCATGAGAGACTCAATATAATCAAAGGCACAGCAAAGGCTGTACATCACCTGCACACCGCTCAGCCTTGCATGGTTATCTGCGGAAACATCACAAG TTCAAATATTCTGCTGGATGAACGCTTGCAACCTAAGCTGTCCGATTTTGGAATGGCTCGTCTCAGACCACACACTGTTAACCAGAGCTTGACCATAACCATGGACACGGGCTCCCGCAGCAACCTGGCCTACTTACCAGAGGAGTATATACGTGATGGCAAACTATCCATAAAATTAGACATTTACAGCCTTGGTATG GTCATTCTGGAGACATGCACAGGCAAGAAAGTGATGCAGGAGACACCAAAGCAAACATTACTG AGGGATGTGCTGAGTTTAGAGGCAGAAGAGAAGGGCTCTGTGGATGCCTGCCTATGCTTTTTGGACACCAGAGCAGGAGAGTGGCCCACTGCAGCTGCCCTCTGCCTGCTCCGCCTGGGTCTGGAGTGTACGAGCAGTCGAGCCCGAGCCAGACCATGCATGGACAAT GTGGTAGAGAAGCTTAGCGAGCTTCTCCCTTTGCCTTTTGCCCTGGATGAGCGTCCACGGACCCTGGCTGACATGACCCCACCTTCCGTACCTGCTGCTGATCACAGTCTGAGCTCCAGCCTGCCTGAAGAGGTCGACGAGCCTAAACTCACGGAACAGTCCATACCTCGAGAGAGCAGCCAGTCAGAAGTCACGTTTTTGGATAAGAAGGAATGTGGCATGTGCCTATCCAGCAGCTCGGTCATGAAAGGGAGAAGAGATGGCACAGCTATGCAGTGCCTTCAGACGGAGTGCACCCCTGCAGTTGATCTATACAGCAGCTGGCCTGTCGAGTGTAGCTGCGCAGCCGGAGCAGAAACATGCTGTGAGGATTGTTGGGCCAATGGCTTTAGCCACGATCCCTCCTTCATTCCTGAAG GTGACAGAAGACAGCCTTGTGAAAGTACAATAGAAAATCCTGCTAAAATGAGGCTCCGGTATAAAATCCAGCTGTACAACCAAGGCTTACTCAAGACAGAGGAACTACTTTCAATGACATCAGACTGA